One Qipengyuania gaetbuli genomic region harbors:
- a CDS encoding DUF1674 domain-containing protein: MTERVTKRPEKFEKPEYWSSEPPPKPKKGEVDEDLCPTRYGDWVKDGIAIDF; encoded by the coding sequence ATGACCGAACGCGTGACCAAGCGGCCCGAGAAATTCGAAAAGCCCGAATACTGGAGCAGCGAACCGCCGCCCAAGCCCAAGAAGGGCGAGGTCGACGAGGACCTCTGTCCCACGCGCTACGGCGACTGGGTCAAGGACGGCATCGCGATAGACTTCTAA
- a CDS encoding RsmB/NOP family class I SAM-dependent RNA methyltransferase, with translation MAQPQGIHARKAALRLLDAVLRRGETLDVAFGAATSDVRKFEDKALARAIAGEVLRWLVDLDAAIDSATKQKLPHDAKVRTVLRMMLAQWLRLETPHHAVIATGLPLLAGGPRRLAHGVFSTLTKREIALPDAPTLPAEVAARWGDRASAIAAGLAEPPPLDLTLRDPAETEVWRAKLAADSLMPGHLRLPRGENIEKLVGFADGAWWVQDLAASIPARLLGAGEGRHALDLCAAPGGKTLQLAAQGWKVTALDISKRRLDLLKANLKRTGLAAGTVRADALTWEPKHQFDAILLDAPCTATGTARRHPDVLHRIGPRHIAEMAELQAALLERAQGWLKPGGMLVYATCSLEREEGEAQAAEVGMATLPIASDELPAGVVPTAEGYLRTDPGMLSDEGGLDGFFIARWRAD, from the coding sequence ATGGCACAGCCTCAGGGAATACACGCGCGCAAGGCCGCGCTTCGCCTGCTCGACGCGGTTCTTCGCCGGGGCGAGACGCTCGACGTCGCCTTTGGCGCAGCCACCAGCGACGTGCGCAAGTTCGAGGACAAGGCGTTGGCACGCGCCATCGCCGGCGAAGTGCTGCGCTGGCTGGTCGATCTCGACGCAGCCATCGACAGCGCGACGAAACAGAAACTACCCCACGATGCCAAGGTGCGCACTGTCCTGCGCATGATGCTGGCCCAGTGGCTGCGCCTCGAAACGCCGCACCATGCGGTAATCGCGACCGGCCTGCCGCTGCTTGCCGGTGGTCCGCGCAGGCTGGCGCACGGGGTCTTCTCCACGCTGACCAAGCGCGAGATCGCGCTGCCCGATGCGCCTACCCTGCCCGCCGAAGTGGCCGCGCGCTGGGGCGACAGGGCATCGGCCATCGCTGCCGGCCTCGCCGAACCGCCGCCGCTCGACCTGACGCTGCGCGATCCGGCAGAGACCGAGGTGTGGAGGGCAAAGCTTGCCGCCGACAGCTTGATGCCGGGACATCTGCGCCTGCCGCGCGGCGAGAATATCGAGAAGCTGGTCGGTTTTGCGGACGGGGCTTGGTGGGTGCAGGACCTTGCCGCCTCGATTCCGGCGCGCCTGCTCGGTGCGGGCGAGGGCCGCCACGCGCTCGACCTGTGCGCCGCGCCCGGCGGCAAGACGCTGCAACTGGCCGCGCAAGGGTGGAAGGTCACTGCGCTCGATATTTCCAAGCGCCGCCTCGATCTTTTGAAAGCCAATCTCAAGCGCACCGGCCTTGCCGCAGGAACCGTGCGCGCCGATGCGCTCACCTGGGAACCGAAACACCAGTTCGATGCAATCCTGCTCGACGCGCCCTGCACGGCAACCGGGACCGCGCGCCGCCACCCCGATGTGCTGCACCGCATCGGACCGCGCCATATCGCGGAAATGGCCGAGTTGCAGGCTGCGCTCCTCGAACGCGCTCAAGGCTGGCTCAAGCCCGGCGGCATGTTGGTCTACGCCACCTGTTCGCTAGAGCGCGAGGAAGGCGAGGCGCAGGCAGCCGAAGTCGGCATGGCAACGCTTCCCATCGCCAGCGACGAACTGCCAGCGGGCGTCGTCCCCACTGCCGAAGGCTATCTGCGCACCGACCCGGGAATGCTGAGCGATGAAGGCGGCCTCGACGGCTTCTTCATCGCCCGTTGGCGCGCGGACTGA
- the msrA gene encoding peptide-methionine (S)-S-oxide reductase MsrA translates to MAQQQAIVAGGCFWCTEAVMKDVIGVSGVESGYIGGTKPNPTYKEVCTGDTGHAEGVRVTFDDETITLPQIYDVFLGTHDPTQLNRQGGDIGTQYRSAIFPLDDSQRAEAEAAIARWNEDHPGQNAVTTIETGEWYPAEDYHQEYWEGEGQRNPYCLAVIPPKLMKLRKSFQQYLKPEA, encoded by the coding sequence ATGGCGCAGCAACAGGCGATTGTCGCAGGCGGGTGCTTCTGGTGCACCGAAGCGGTGATGAAGGACGTGATCGGCGTGAGCGGGGTCGAAAGCGGATATATCGGCGGGACCAAGCCGAATCCCACCTACAAGGAGGTCTGCACCGGCGACACCGGCCATGCCGAAGGCGTGCGCGTCACCTTCGACGACGAAACGATTACCCTGCCCCAGATCTACGACGTCTTCCTCGGCACCCACGACCCGACCCAGCTCAATCGCCAGGGCGGCGACATCGGCACGCAATACCGCAGCGCCATCTTCCCGCTCGACGATAGCCAGCGCGCCGAGGCCGAGGCGGCCATTGCCCGCTGGAACGAAGACCATCCCGGCCAGAACGCAGTGACCACGATCGAGACCGGCGAATGGTATCCGGCCGAAGATTACCACCAGGAGTATTGGGAAGGCGAAGGCCAGCGCAATCCATACTGCCTCGCGGTCATCCCGCCCAAGCTGATGAAGCTGCGCAAGAGCTTCCAGCAGTACCTCAAGCCCGAGGCCTGA
- a CDS encoding class I SAM-dependent methyltransferase, whose translation MRYLLAAAAIAIAAPAAAHNHGQGEHKSEHGGHHGQHDMAEHVKDTAMFMKHHGEALSGAINHPTRAEDRKRDQFRHPAETLAFFHVGPHMKVGEYAPGGGWYSRLLGHYLGGEGKLVGIYANPLNAASDAERQDRIRAAAAGFGAEVAGYTGLPADNFSGMTLETIPEDQKGTFDRILVIRGLHGITRTGIADTEMRAMRELLKDDGYLGIVQHRAKADAPWSYANGTKGYLRQQDVIDFMRLNGFELVAASEINANPNDTADHEGGVWEMPPVQSTKRADLADKGESDRMTLLFKKRP comes from the coding sequence ATGCGTTACCTGCTTGCCGCTGCCGCCATCGCGATCGCAGCGCCTGCCGCCGCCCACAATCATGGGCAGGGTGAACACAAGAGCGAACATGGGGGCCATCACGGCCAGCACGACATGGCCGAGCATGTCAAAGACACCGCCATGTTCATGAAGCACCACGGCGAAGCGCTGTCGGGTGCCATCAACCATCCGACGCGCGCCGAAGACCGCAAGCGCGACCAGTTCCGCCACCCGGCCGAAACGCTCGCCTTCTTCCACGTTGGCCCGCACATGAAGGTGGGTGAATACGCCCCCGGCGGCGGCTGGTATTCGCGCCTGCTCGGCCACTATCTCGGCGGCGAGGGCAAGCTGGTCGGCATCTATGCCAATCCGCTCAACGCTGCGAGCGACGCAGAGCGGCAGGACCGCATCCGCGCTGCCGCTGCCGGCTTCGGCGCGGAAGTGGCAGGTTACACCGGACTTCCCGCCGACAACTTCTCGGGCATGACGCTGGAGACGATCCCCGAGGACCAGAAGGGTACCTTCGACCGCATCCTGGTGATCCGCGGCCTCCACGGCATCACGCGCACGGGCATTGCCGACACCGAGATGCGTGCGATGCGCGAACTGCTCAAGGACGACGGCTATCTCGGCATCGTCCAGCACCGCGCCAAGGCAGACGCGCCGTGGTCCTATGCCAACGGCACCAAGGGCTATTTGCGCCAGCAGGACGTGATCGATTTCATGCGCCTCAACGGCTTCGAGCTCGTCGCTGCGAGCGAGATCAACGCCAATCCGAACGATACCGCCGACCACGAAGGCGGCGTGTGGGAAATGCCCCCCGTCCAGAGCACGAAGCGCGCCGACCTCGCCGACAAGGGCGAAAGCGACCGCATGACGCTGCTGTTCAAGAAGCGGCCCTGA
- the aguB gene encoding N-carbamoylputrescine amidase translates to MRELTVAVLQLALARKDESENVAAVAALVEEAAGRGAQVILPPELFSGEYFCREEDEALFSLARPTAQHPSVLVMQELAAKHSVAIPTSFFERDGHHYYNTLAMIGPDGAIMGTYRKSHIPDGPGYEEKYYFRPGNDGFKVWDVPCSGGTARIGVGICWDQWYPECARVMALKGAEVLFYPTAIGSEPYDADLDTSRMWRRAMIGHAVSNCMPVAAANRIGHEGPADRQQSFYGHSFISDEWGDLVEEYGREETGVLVTTLDLDRAATHRAGMGFFRDRRPQLYGRICEDS, encoded by the coding sequence ATGCGCGAACTGACCGTCGCAGTCCTCCAGCTTGCCCTCGCCCGAAAGGACGAGAGCGAGAACGTGGCCGCAGTGGCCGCCCTCGTGGAGGAGGCGGCGGGCAGGGGCGCGCAGGTCATCCTGCCGCCCGAGCTGTTCTCGGGCGAATATTTCTGCCGCGAGGAGGACGAAGCGCTGTTCAGCCTTGCCCGCCCGACGGCGCAGCACCCCTCTGTGCTGGTCATGCAGGAACTGGCGGCGAAGCATTCGGTGGCGATCCCGACCAGCTTTTTCGAGCGGGACGGGCACCATTATTACAACACGCTCGCCATGATCGGGCCCGACGGCGCGATCATGGGCACCTATCGCAAGAGCCACATTCCCGACGGCCCGGGTTACGAGGAAAAGTATTATTTCCGGCCCGGCAACGACGGGTTCAAGGTGTGGGACGTGCCCTGCAGCGGCGGCACGGCGCGCATCGGCGTCGGGATTTGCTGGGACCAGTGGTATCCCGAATGTGCCCGCGTGATGGCGCTCAAGGGCGCCGAAGTTCTTTTCTACCCCACGGCCATCGGGTCCGAACCCTATGACGCCGATCTCGACACCAGCCGAATGTGGCGCCGCGCCATGATCGGGCACGCGGTCTCGAACTGCATGCCGGTCGCGGCCGCCAACCGCATCGGTCACGAAGGCCCGGCGGACAGGCAGCAAAGCTTCTACGGCCACAGCTTCATCTCCGACGAATGGGGCGACCTGGTCGAGGAATACGGGCGCGAGGAAACCGGAGTGCTGGTGACCACGCTCGACCTCGACCGTGCCGCCACGCACCGCGCGGGAATGGGTTTCTTCCGCGACCGCCGACCGCAGCTCTACGGCAGGATCTGCGAGGACAGCTGA
- a CDS encoding M20/M25/M40 family metallo-hydrolase produces MKGIGAAIGFALLAGAAPLSADGHERSAHEQRSYEIYRDIIAFRTARGHGQVDDMVAYLAGRLSKAGFASGDIMVTDYDSEGDPTQGLIVRYRGDGSSNEKPIALLAHMDVVDALPEDWERDPFTLTEADGYFYARGTQDNKYGVMNLTSTFIRLKEEGWTPNRDLYLVFSGDEETGMVSTRAQAKWIAENVDPAYVLNSDAGGIGLADDFSPLAQQVQMAEKTYVTFDLTATNQGGHSSRPRSDNAIYDLAAALLKIAEYRFPVRDTQLTRTYLGALGQSMPGELGDALKRFAADPSDASAIEIIRADPSLVGTLGTTCVATMLKGGHAQNALPQSASAAVNCRVFPGDGVDNVKAQLAAAIGNPEIAIVQRAEATESGVSEFPDEVRDALSKALVARFGKPIPMLPHMSSGGTDGMHYRTLGYDTVAIGAGASRPQDIYAHGLNERMRVDAFYAGLDHWTIILKELAGG; encoded by the coding sequence ATGAAGGGGATCGGGGCAGCCATCGGCTTCGCGCTGCTGGCAGGCGCGGCGCCGCTTTCGGCGGACGGGCATGAACGCAGCGCGCATGAGCAGCGCAGCTACGAAATCTACCGTGACATCATCGCCTTCCGCACCGCTCGCGGGCACGGGCAGGTGGACGACATGGTCGCCTATCTCGCAGGCCGCCTGTCGAAAGCAGGCTTTGCTTCCGGGGACATCATGGTCACCGACTACGACAGCGAAGGCGATCCGACGCAGGGCCTGATCGTACGGTATCGCGGCGATGGATCCTCGAACGAAAAGCCGATCGCGCTGCTTGCGCACATGGACGTGGTCGATGCCCTGCCCGAGGACTGGGAGCGCGATCCCTTCACCCTAACAGAGGCCGACGGCTATTTCTACGCCCGCGGCACGCAGGACAACAAATACGGGGTGATGAACCTCACCAGCACCTTCATCCGCTTGAAGGAGGAAGGCTGGACGCCGAACCGCGATCTCTATCTCGTGTTCTCGGGCGACGAGGAGACGGGCATGGTCTCGACCCGCGCGCAGGCGAAATGGATCGCGGAAAACGTGGATCCTGCCTATGTCCTCAATTCGGACGCCGGCGGCATCGGGCTGGCCGACGATTTCTCGCCGCTCGCCCAGCAGGTCCAGATGGCCGAGAAGACCTATGTCACTTTCGATCTGACCGCGACCAATCAGGGCGGCCATTCCTCCCGCCCGCGCAGCGACAACGCCATTTACGACCTGGCGGCGGCACTGCTGAAAATCGCCGAATACCGCTTCCCCGTGCGCGATACGCAGCTGACCCGCACCTATCTCGGCGCGCTTGGCCAGAGCATGCCCGGCGAACTGGGCGACGCACTGAAGCGCTTCGCCGCCGACCCTTCGGATGCCTCGGCCATCGAGATCATCCGCGCCGATCCGAGCCTGGTGGGCACGCTCGGCACCACCTGCGTGGCGACCATGCTCAAGGGCGGGCATGCCCAGAACGCGCTACCCCAATCGGCCAGCGCGGCGGTCAATTGCCGCGTCTTTCCGGGCGACGGGGTCGACAATGTGAAAGCCCAGCTCGCCGCGGCGATCGGCAATCCCGAAATCGCCATCGTCCAGCGCGCCGAAGCGACCGAAAGCGGCGTCAGCGAGTTTCCGGACGAAGTTCGCGATGCCCTGTCCAAGGCGCTGGTCGCACGGTTCGGCAAGCCCATTCCGATGTTGCCGCACATGTCTTCGGGCGGCACGGACGGCATGCATTACCGCACGCTAGGCTATGATACCGTAGCTATCGGCGCAGGCGCGAGCAGGCCGCAGGACATCTACGCCCATGGCCTCAACGAACGGATGCGGGTCGACGCCTTCTACGCCGGCCTCGACCACTGGACGATTATCCTGAAGGAGCTCGCCGGCGGCTAG
- the folK gene encoding 2-amino-4-hydroxy-6-hydroxymethyldihydropteridine diphosphokinase: MGQASSHRYVIALGSNMRVPGIGAPRAVLRGALDQLADSGAEVEAVSRIRASRPVGPSLRSYSNGAAIVSAPLDPPAMLALLQSVESEFGRDRRGARWRARSLDLDIVLWSGGAWFARDLVIPHLLFRERDFVLRPAAEIAPDWRDPVTGLTLRQLAAHAACAR; the protein is encoded by the coding sequence ATGGGGCAGGCAAGCAGCCACCGTTACGTTATCGCGCTCGGCTCAAACATGCGCGTGCCGGGTATCGGCGCGCCGCGGGCTGTGTTGCGGGGCGCGTTGGATCAACTGGCGGATAGCGGCGCGGAGGTCGAAGCCGTCTCGCGTATCCGGGCCAGTCGCCCGGTCGGCCCCTCGCTCAGGAGCTATTCCAATGGCGCTGCAATCGTGTCCGCTCCGCTCGATCCACCAGCGATGCTCGCCCTGCTGCAGTCGGTGGAGAGCGAATTCGGGCGCGACAGGCGCGGCGCGCGCTGGCGGGCACGCAGCCTCGATCTCGATATCGTTCTTTGGAGCGGCGGGGCCTGGTTCGCGCGCGACCTCGTTATCCCGCACCTCCTGTTTCGCGAGCGCGATTTCGTGCTGCGTCCCGCTGCCGAGATTGCACCCGACTGGCGCGATCCCGTGACGGGCCTTACCCTCCGGCAGCTGGCTGCGCACGCGGCTTGTGCGCGGTAG
- a CDS encoding putative colanic acid biosynthesis acetyltransferase, with product MAAWFLFARWTPPFLHPWRALILKAFGARLGSSCRVHASARIWWPGNLELGDNALIGPEALLYNQGHISVGSDSVISQRAHLCASSHDIADPHFQLVLDPVTIGRGCWVAAEAFVGPGVTMGEGAVLSARGALFSDAEAWTVYRGNPATAHKPRAQPAAGG from the coding sequence ATGGCCGCCTGGTTTCTCTTCGCCCGCTGGACGCCCCCGTTCCTCCACCCGTGGCGCGCGCTGATCCTCAAGGCTTTCGGTGCGCGGCTCGGCAGCAGTTGCCGTGTCCATGCGAGTGCGCGCATCTGGTGGCCCGGCAATCTCGAGCTGGGCGACAACGCGCTGATCGGTCCGGAGGCGCTGCTCTACAACCAGGGGCATATCAGCGTGGGCAGCGACAGCGTGATCTCGCAGCGCGCGCACCTGTGCGCCAGTTCGCACGATATCGCCGATCCGCACTTCCAGCTGGTGCTCGACCCCGTGACTATCGGCCGCGGTTGCTGGGTGGCCGCCGAAGCATTCGTCGGCCCGGGCGTTACCATGGGTGAAGGAGCGGTCCTGTCTGCGCGCGGCGCCCTGTTCTCGGACGCAGAAGCCTGGACGGTCTATCGCGGCAATCCCGCTACCGCGCACAAGCCGCGTGCGCAGCCAGCTGCCGGAGGGTAA